Part of the Verrucomicrobiota bacterium genome, TGACGACTACAATCCCATCGAATTTTACGACGCCGCGACCCGCGAGGAACACCGCCGCAGTCTGGCGCTTTACATGCCGCTGCACTCGCGTTCCCGATAAGACGGACGTAAAGGCCAACCGCGAATGCACGCCAATTCACGTGTATCGGGAGTCTTTGTTGGGTTGCTGCCGAGTTCTGCCCGGTTCATTCGCGTGAATTCGCGTTCATTCGCGGTTGCCCTGAACAGTCACGAATCGACCACGCCATGACCTTTGCCTCTCGAAAGGAAGCGGGCGAGAAACTCGGACGCGCGCTGGCCGCCCGGCACGTCCAGGCGGACGTGGTCCTCGGTTTGCCGCGCGGCGGCGTCGTGGTCGCGGCGGAGATCGCGCGCATCTTGAAACGGCCGTTGGACGTCCTCGTCGTGCGTAAGATTGGCCATCCGCGTTTTCGCGAGTTCGCCGTCGGCGCGCTCGCGGAAGGCGAGACCGTGGTGCTGGACCAGCACGTCGTGGACCGGACCGAAGCGAGCCGAGAGGAATTGGATGAGGTCATTGCCGAGGAAACCGCGCGGCTGAAGGATTACGTGAAAAAATTCGAGCGCGGGAAGCGGAGTCCGATCGACGGCAAATCCGTGGTTCTGGTCGATGACGGTCTGGCCACCGGAGCGACCACCGAAGTGGCCGTTCGTTCCGCGAAAAAGCAGGGCGCCAGGCGAATCACCGTGGCCGTACCGGTGGCTTCGACCAATGGCATGGCCCGGCTGGCCAGCGTGTGCGATGACACGGTGGC contains:
- a CDS encoding phosphoribosyltransferase, whose product is MTFASRKEAGEKLGRALAARHVQADVVLGLPRGGVVVAAEIARILKRPLDVLVVRKIGHPRFREFAVGALAEGETVVLDQHVVDRTEASREELDEVIAEETARLKDYVKKFERGKRSPIDGKSVVLVDDGLATGATTEVAVRSAKKQGARRITVAVPVASTNGMARLASVCDDTVALLIDPNFQAVGQYYGSFPQTSDEEVLRALETGLFIK